The genomic segment TGAGTTCATCGCCCGCGACGGTCAGGAGCGCGCGGACGGGGGCCGTCAAGGAAACAAGCGCAGGGTTGGTGCGGCCCGCAGGCGCAGCCGAGGACAGGGCCCTGCGCGCCTTGACGGCACACGGCCGCGGGCTACAGTCGCGAGCAAGGTGATGAAGTCAGGGGAGACGGCTGGACAAGGCAACGGCCGCCTTGATGTGCAGACCGCACGCAAGCGAAGCGCGCAGGCCCGAAGCTGGAAGCCGGGCCGGAGGCGTCAGGGATGTGGAAGGCTGGCGATAGCCAGTCCCGCCAGGGATGAGCGGGTAGCGAACCTGGAGCAGCGCGGTCCGCAAAGCGGAGACGTACTGATGTGTTTCGCTTATTATCGATTTGTACGAGTTGGCTGCCTTCGGCCAGAGCTGTACATCGGCTCTGACAAGACTCGAACGCTCCGCCATATTTCGGCGAATATAGCTTGCTATTAATTTAAAAAACATAGCGGAGGGGTTCGTGCATCTTCACTCGTATCGTCTCAGGAATTTTCGACGCCTGAAGGATGCTCATATTGAGCTGGCTGACGACATATCAATATTCGTAGGATCGAATAACAGTGGAAAAACGTCGGCAACTCAGGCCATCCATGCTTTCGTCACGGGTGGAAGGGATCGTTTCAGTCTCTATGATTTCAGCTCTTCGTGCTGGAAGACTTTCGATGAAGCTGTGAATATCAACTTGGCCGACCCGATTCCCGAGGGTTTCTCACTCCCAAGCATAGACCTTGATCTCTGGTTCGAAGTTGCAGCGCCAGACCTCTATCTAGTAATTCCCTTACTTCCGAGTACAGCGTGGGAAGGAACCAAGGTCGGCATAAGAGTTTCCCTGACAGCTCGAAGCGCCATTAACCTCATTCAAAACTACCAAGAAGCTAAAGCCAAAGGTACAGGGCAGGCTGCGGAATTGCCGCCCGAGTCGCAATATATTCCCTGGCCTCGCTCCATGACGGACTATCTCCAGCGCGAACTAAAGAGCGAATATGAGCTGCGCTACTTCATCTTGGACCGCACGCAATTCGATGAGAGCTTCCGCGAAATCGGCGACTATGTTCCAGATGAACTAGGTGGTGAGCCAGGCGGCGGAACGATTCTGAAATCGCTTATTCATATCGACAACCTCGGGGCTCAGCGACACCTTTCTGATCCTAATCCGGAAGCCGGCGGTAGATCGGAAGATTTGTCAAAGCGGTTGAGCCGTTTCTACAAGCGCAACCTTAATCAGAGGCAAGACGATCACACAGCCCTTAGGGCGCTGTTCGAATCCGAACAAGCGCTCAATGTTCACTTAGATGGGGTATTCAAGCCGACGCTTGATCGGCTCGCTAAGCTTGGCTATCCAGGCATCAATAACCCGCGACTGAAGATTATGTCGGCGCTGGACCCCGCCCACGTCATGAGCCAGGACGCGCGGGTCCACTACCAGATCGGAGATGGCGAAGACACTGCCACCCTTCCCGACAGTTATAACGGGCTCGGGTTCAAGAATTTGATCTACATGGTTGTGGAGATTCTTGACGCCCAAGCCAGGTGGGCGACGATGGACAATCGCCCCCCATTGCACCTGATTTTCGTGGAGGAACCAGAGGCCCATCTGCACGCCCAACTCCAACAGGTCTTCATCCGCAATGTTCTTGAGCTTCTCAATATAGAGGGCGACGATGGAAGTATTTTTGGCAGTCAAATGGTCGTCACGACCCACTCGCCACACATCCTTTACGAGCGAGGCTTCAAGCCAATCCGCTATTTCCGACGCAAGAAAGTCGGCAAGGAACAGTTGACAGAAGTTCTAAATTTATCGGCGTTCTACCAAGCTCAGCCAGACGATCGTGATTTTCTAGAACGATATTTAAAGCTGACTCACTGCGATCTCTTTTTCTCAGATGCCGCTATTCTCGTTGAAGGCAATGTTGAGAGATTGCTCCTGCCCGTAATGATTCGAAAGGTCGCGAGGACTCTCCGATCAGCTTGTCTATGCATTTTGGAGGTTGGCGGTGCCTTTGGGCACCGCTTCCAGTCGCTTATTGAGTTTCTCGGTCTGACAACGCTGATCATCACTGATATTGATAGTGTCGCCCTTGTGGCTCCGGCGGTTGGCGAAGATGTGGATGACGAAGAAGTCGAGGAGTTCGAGGTTCCAGCCGACGCGGAAGAAGACGTCGCTGTGCAGGCCCAGGATAATGGGCAAGATCCGGTCGGTGAGCCTATAGTCCCAGCGCCTAAGAAGAAATACGGCAAGGCTTGTTTGCCCAGTGAACCGGACGCTGCGACTTCGAATCAAACCCTCATCAAATGGCTTCCGGGGAAGCTCACAATCGAAGACTTGCGTAACGCCTCTGAAGCGGACAGAACTCACGTGCTCGAAGACGATACGAAGGTTCGCGTGGCCTATCAGACTGAACGGGCTGTCACTTGGAACGGAGCCACTGAAACCCTCCGCGGGCGCACACTTGAGGAGGACTTTGGCCTTGAAAACCCGGAGTGGTCCCAAGCCGCAGCGAGGAAGCCCCTTGGTCTGATTGTGAAGGGCGGGGCCGCTGGTCCTGCCGCTCTTGCTAAAGGCCTTCATGAGAAGGTTTCGCGGAAGAGTTTCGATAAAACGAAGTTCGCGCTCGCCGTTCTCACTGAAGACGAAAATGCGTGGCATGTACCTGCTTACATCCGTGATGGGCTTGTCTGGCTGAAGGACGAAGTACGGATCGAACTTGAGACCGTGCTGCCCGACGCCGCTCTCATCGCCGAAGATGTCGCGATAGGGGGCGAGCATGAGTAGCCGGGCAAATAAGCCGGACACCCAGGCAGACATTGATCTGCGAAACTGCCTTGGAGACGTTCCGCCGCGCAGCTTCATAATGAAGGCCGGCGCCGGCTCCGGAAAAACTACGTCTCTGATTAAGGGGCTGTCGTCGGCCATCCGAATACACGGTGATAAGCTGAGGAAATTCCGCCAGCGCATTGCCTGCATTACCTACACCGAGATCGCAGCCGGAGAGATATGGAGGGATGTCGGCAGTGATCCGCTGGTTCACGTTTCGACGATCCACAGCTTCATGTGGCTGCTAGCTAAACCGTTTCAGAAAGACATTCGCGTATGGGTGTCTGGGCGCATCGCGGAGAAAATTGAGGCACTTGAACAGAAACAGGCAACCTATGGCCCCAGGGTTCAACAGCGAACAAAGGACAAAGACACCCGAGACCTGGAGCGCCTTCGCAGGCAGTCGGGGCGGATCGCCGCAGTCAAAGGCTTCCGGTACGGAACGGGTAGTGACTACGTAAAGGGAATTTTGGGGCACGACGACATTTTGAAGCTTGTGCCGTATCTCATCGCTGAGCGCCCTCTCTTTCGAACCCTTCTCGCGCGCCAATTTCCTTTCGTATTTGTGGACGAGAGTCAGGACACGACCACCGAAGTCATAGAGGCATTGAAGATCGTTGAGCGCGAACCCGGCGTTACATTTTGCCTCGGCTTCTTCGGCGACCCGATGCAACGAATTTATGCTACGGGAACCGGGTTGGTCGAAGCGGCACCGAACTGGGCCGACATTCCGAAGCCAGAGAATTTTCGGTGCTCCACTAAGGTGCTGAACCTGGCAAACGCCATTCGGCGCGATGGTGATGACCTCGTTCAGATTCCAGGCCAACGTCTAGGCCCTGAAGGTATCGTTCCAACTCCTGAAGGGTCGGCCCATCTTTTCGTTTTACCTGCGGACGATACGCGAGATGCCAATCTGGTTCGGGTGCGCGAATGGATGGCGGCACGAACCGGTGATGATCATTGGCGAGCAGGGGATGATGACCAGGAGCGGGTAAAGCTTCTCGTCATTGTTCACCAGATGGCGGCAAAGCGCTTAGGGTTCGGAGAGCTTTACACGGCACTTAATTCCAAAGCGCCGACAGCATTCAAAGACGGTTTTCTGGATGGCTCTGCATGGCCTCTTTCACCGTGTGTGAAATTTCTGATTCCGATAGCGATTGCCCATACAGAAGGCCGGCAACTCGAAGTGATGCGACTGATCCGAGAGTATTCGCCCCTTCTTGAAAAAGGCGATCTCGCCGGAGCGAACGTCGCAGAGCGGCTTAAAGCACTTAGAGAGCTTGTTGCCTCAATTGCAGAAGGCATAGCCGGGAATTCCAACGTAACGATCGGCGACCTTCTGAAGCAGGTGTACGCCGCAGGGTTATTAATCTTCGATCCCCGGCTAGCATCTTACTTGGACCCGGAAGCAGTTCCACCTGCCCAGCCCGCAGAAGGGGTGGACAATGACGACGACCAAGAAGACGATGAGTCCGATAAGGAAATGGCCTCAATGGATGCTTTTTTAGCGTGTCCTGCTAGACAGCTTCTGGCGTACCAGACCTACATTTCAGAGCGCTCACCTTTTTGGACTCAGCAAGGCATCAAGGGTACTGAATTTGATAGGGTGCTCGTCGTGTTAGACGATGCGGAGAGTACCCATTTCCAGTTTTCTTACGAAAAATACCTGGGCCTCAAAGCGCTTTCGGATACCGACCGAAAACACATCGAGGCAGGTGAAGAAACGACTGTGGATCGAACACGCCGTCTTTTCTATGTGAGCTGCACAAGGGCACTAAAAGAACTGGCGGTCGTCCTCTTCACGGCTGACCCCGAACAGGCTGAGGCGCATGTGCGCCAGCTTGATCTTTTTGAAGGCGACTCCATCCATACCCAAGCCGTCTTGGCGCCAGGATAAATCAGTCGCCTTGCAGAATCGCTCTTCCTGATTAGTACGAAGCTTCAGCGCGCCGATCCTGACCCGTCTCCCGCATGCGGGAGACGGCCGGGATGGCACCCCATCCGCCATCCGCCCCCCGCACGCACGCAGGGTAAGGAAACTGAAAACTGGTGCTAATCAGGTCGCTCTTGGCAAGCACAGCGCGCAGAATTTTATTTGTTTGTGCTTCTTGCCGATGCAGAGGGTGATTTCCAGCAGCGAAGCCCCCCCGCTCGTTTTTGTCGAGCCGGCGCGGGCAAGCTCAACTTCACCCTTGCAGGCTGCCTTGAATTCACCGATCTTCACCTCCACTGCTACCAGCCGGCGCAGCTGGCGATTGTCGAACAACCGATCAAGATGAATATCCTCGTTGTCGATCTGGATGACCTTATGCCAGGGAAGAACCGCATTCGCATTCAATTCCGGGGGGGGGGGAATTTACTTTGGCGCCAGCGCCGGTAACGTTTCATTTTCCTTCAGTAAGCGTTGACACCTGTAAAGGCGCATTGCTCCATCTCTACGACGACAGCAAGATCGAGATGCGACCTTCGAAATTTCGGATGATCTGCACTAGGCTGTCATGGGGAATCAGCGCAGGTCCATGTTCTTTCTGAATCCACAGATTTCCAGCCTCGTCGCGAACCGTCCATACTCCAGCGACGCCGTACTGATCCACGATCTGAATGTTCCCCACCGGGAGCCCGCAGCCACGGGGGATGCGTAAGCAGTTGTCAATTGCCGAGAACCGCGCAAATCCTACGCTGTGCGCTCTAACGAATAGTCGGCCTTCCACCTCATGCGCTGTTCGTCCGTTACGGTCCTGATAGATAGACACGGTCAAATACTGCGTATCAACAGCGCTTAGCTTTGTTGCCCAGATCGGGTCGTGCAGGTTGCCCACAACGGCAACATAGCGGGGTATGTAGCTCAAAAGGTCCTCGGCTTGTTCACGGGTCAGGTCTTTAAATGCCCGTACCAAGCTCGTAACACAGGAGTGCTCCGGGTCGCCATAGCGAAAGCAGCGAACTTGAGGCAGAACGTGGTGTTCCAGCGAATGACCTGCCAGTTCGACCTCGACGACGAACCAATGCGACAAGCTCTTGTGAACAAGCGCCAGATCCGCAACGCGACGCTCGCCCTCTAGGACGAACGCTCCAGCGAACACGCCGCAACGATACTCCGGCATCAAACACGACAGTGCTTTAACGACTTCAGCCTCGAAGTCACCTTCGACATATGTCGTTGGATCGACAAGTTGAAAAATGTTGTCGGGGTGGCACTCGCCGGTCAATAGCTTTTTCATGCCCGGCTCCACGTCACAGTTGCTACGCCTTCAAGGCGCTCCTCTTCCTCTTTGAGCCGCTGGATTTCCGGGCCGGTCGCGACGAGCGTATAGATTGAGGCGCCATCCTTGCCCTTCGCGGGGCGCACGACCCGGCCCAGACGTTGGATACGCTGGCGCCGCGTCGCCGTACTAGCGGCAATGATGCCGACTTCGGTTTCTGGCACGTTGAAGCCTTCGTCGAGCGCACGACACGTCACCAACACATCGATTTCACCGCGCCGGTACCGCCCCAACATCGCGGCTTTCGTGCGGAGCGGCATCTTGGAGTGATAGACGCCGCTCCTGACACCGTTCTCGGATAGCACGCCGTGGATCAGGTCGCAGGCTTCGATATCTTCATGAAAGATCAGGATACGCTTGCCGCGGTTGGCTGCTACCAGCTTTAACGCCAAACGTATGCGGTTCAGGCTGAGATTCAAGACGCGGGCACGCTTCAGGAACAGTGCAATCGTTTCCTCAGCTTCGGTCCCATGCTGGCTGATGGAGCGCGCTATGGCCTTGCTGAGCTTGTCATATTCGGCTTGTCTGTCTGCTTCCAGCTCGAAGACTATGTTCTTTAGTTCGAAGGGCACGATTACACCGTCACGCAGTGCGTCGGCGTAGTCATAGCTGTAGATGATTTCGCCGAGTGCTGGTACGAGCACTTCCTTCAGGCCGTCGTCATACTGCCGTTCAGGCGTTGCCGAGAGGCCCAAAGACGCGAAGGTTGGAACTTGAAGTGCCGAACGGAACTGCTCAGATGCAGCTTTGTGACACTCATCAACGATTAGGAAGCACTTATGCTGCTCCTGCATGCGCTCAGGCAACTTGGCGGCCGTGTTAAGCACTGCGATGTTAATCGCCCCAAGACGGAAGCGCAGGCTCCCAGTGATGATGTTGATCTCATCTAGATCAAGATCGAAGTAGCTTGCTGCCTCTTCCCACCATTGCTCCAGCAGCGCCGCGGTCGGGACGACGATGAGTGTCGCGACCGGCCGAATGCGATCGACGCATGACAGCGCAAACACTGTCTTGCCGCCGCCCGTAACGACGCTTACGATGCCGCGATAGTTGGCTTGCTCCCAACTAGCGAGCGCATCGACTTGCCACCCTCGCGGCGTCAATTTAGGCATACCGCGGCTCTTCAGCTCTGGCCTGGAGCAGAATCGATCTTATTCCCGAATAGATCAGCCTCCGCCTGCGCGCGGACCTCGGCATCCGCGTTGTCGAGTTGTGTCGCCCGTGCTCGCAGCAAGTCATTCTTCAGGCGGCGCACGCTGTCAGGGTTGACGCGAGAGAGCAGTTTACTAGTTTTGAACTCGGCGACTGCGTCGAAGATGTACTGCTGCACGCATTCGTGCATTGAGTCCTTCGCCTCCAGCGTCTGGTAGTACGGATGCAAGCCATTGATAATGACATGGAGAGTGCTGGGGTCCGCGCCTGGTACAAACGTGACGTGCGGCTCCCACTCGCTGGTCTCCTTCAGCGACATAACCACTTTCAAATCCGGAAGAATGTCGAGCGTGACCAGTTCCTCTTCGGCGGTAAGCGTCTTCAAGATCTGTTGGTTGTTGGCTGCGGTTGTTTCCGGTGGTGGCAGGGCAGCGTTGTTCAGCGCGTCCTTGAACTCATTGCTTGTGAACTCACTTTGCATGCTCTTGGCGAACTCGCGTACTTGTTCCTTCGACCATTTTTGCCGTCCGCCACCTCGCCTGCTCTTGGCGTACTCCGCATAGGCTTTGGTCTCGTTAACAAGAAACTGCTCCAGCTTGTCCTCTTCGTCGCCCTCAAAAAGGATCGCATCTTTCGTATGGGACACAACGAAACCATCGAGTTGCAGGACACCAGTGAGCCGCTGCGCAACCAAGTTGTTGGCGCCTTCGTCATCGACACCGCCATAAATGGCCTTCGGCTTCCAGGCATTCGGGAAGCCCTGAATCTGACGACCATTCTGGAAGAGAGAGAAGCCACCGAATTTCCGACCACCCTTGCGTAGTACACCGATCCAGCCCTTGACCTTCTTGCCATCGATGTCGAGTTCCGGTAGATCACGGCACATGACCGTGCCAGACGGGTCGGTGTCCCAGTCGCTGTCCTGAGGCGGTGCCACTTCCTCGCCGTTGTAGGTCAACTTCAGTGCTACCTGGCCCTTGTCGTCTGGCCGCAGGTCAAACATGTACATCGAACCCAGATAGGTCTTGATGGTCTCTTCGGAGCGCTTCTGAATCACGCGGCGTAGGTCTGTGATCGTGATGCGCGTGTAGTGCACATCCTTGCTCACTGACTTCATGGTCAGCGGAACCTTCGCACCGTGATTCGCAATCGCGTCGACATCGACCGTCGCGGTCCATTCTTCGCCGCTGCCCCATTCGCAGGTCGTCACGGACCACTTTGCGCCGATCCAGCATGCGGCCGTTTTCATGCCCATGCCATACTTCGATCGACCCTTGCTGTCAGCTGTTGGATTCGCGATCTTCAGCGCGGCGATCAAGTCTGCCTTGGTCATCCCAATCGAGTTGTCCTCGATCATGATTTCCTTGGTCTGTCGGTTGTGGACGATGGACACCGTCAGCGGCTGGCCTTCGGACTTCAGCAGTTCATCGACAAGCGTTCCATAGTTAAGACGCGACTGGGTTGAGTTGTCTACGAACTCGGCTAGCGCGAACCACATCGTGTAGCTCAGACGGCTATAGGCATCGATCGCCTTTGGGCCGACACTCAACTCGGCTTCGTCAATGTTCTGCGTCATTCGTTAGCTCCCCCAGGTTTAAGAAACATGCCCAACCTTCGTCGGCGGCTTAGGATACTGAAAACGAGTCGAGGGTTATGCCATCGCCGAAGCGTCCACGGGACCCTTTAATGTATTCCTCAGATGCCTCGATGCTGATCCAAAACCGCTCAAGATCCTCTGCAGCGCAACCCGTAGTGTTGCTGCCACCGAACGGGTCTAAGACAATGTCACCCGGCTCCGTCAGAAACTTGATGAAGAACTTTGCTAGATCGCTTGGCATCCGTGCCGGGTGCAGTTGGAATTGGTTTTCCCTGCAATACGTCTGATATGCGTCGGAGGCTAGTGTATTTGCATATGTCAGAACGTTCGAAGGAATTGCACCACCATTGTTCTTCAGGAACGAGGTCTCTCCGATGTCATGTTCCGAGGGGCGCTTACCGGCGTTGTACGAGCCTTTTTTCAGCAAATCCTTCATGGACTTGCTGTATTCCTGGAGCACGCGCTGATTGCTCGCTTTGGGTTTCTCGTTTGGTGACAGCCACCACAGCTTCGTGAAACTATCTTTCACCCTAATACGCTCGACATTGACCCACTGTGCCGGTGACGGCAACTTCGCCGGGTTCTGCCAGATGAACTCTTGGCAGAGGTGAAGATCGTTCTTGGATTGAAACTCAAGAAGCGCGCGTAGCGCCAGTGTGGACATTACTGGCGAGCCAGGCTCCCAAGAGTTTCCCATCTCGATCACGATAGATCCGTCCGGTGTGAGCATTTTCTTGAAGAGCGGGCCGAACGTGCAAAGCCAGCGGATATAACTTTCCCCCGTCTCATTGCCATAGCGCTTCTTACGGTTCAGTGGGAACGGCGGTGATGTGAAGATCAAGTTCACCTTGCCTTCAAAACGCGCCAGCGATCCGTCGCCAAGAATTTCGTCGGACTTGCCGTGGAGCATGCGGCCCCGTGCAGTTGCGTAGGCAACGTTGGATGGCGGCCGCCCCATGAAGGGGTTCATCAGCCGCGCACTTGCGTCTTCTCCCGTGGTTACTAGCGTAGTTGTCTGCATGCGGGCCTGTGGTTCTACTTGAGTTCTGTTGAAGACGGATAATTTAGACTTGGTGGTAACGCGACACAGTGTCCAGCTATGCAGCGATGATCTCCACCCCACGCTTTTGCACGAGGTGCAGCAGCTTCAAGGCGGTACCTGCGGGCCTCTTCTGGCCGATCTCCCACTTCTGCACAGTGGAGACGCTGGTGTTGAGCAAGCGTGCAAAAACGGCTTGGCTGACGTGCGAATCCTCTCTGATGCGCTTGATCTCATCCGGTTGGAGCGGCGAGACCGGAGGCACGCTCAGCTGATCGAACTCGCGGAGCGTGACCTGATCCATCGCGCCGGCTCTGCTGAGGCCTCTTACAGTCCCATGCGCAGCTTTCAAAAGGTGCGACTCGGTTTTTCGCATGACTTTGCCTTTGTCCGATCAATGGCCACTTCGTGCAGGATCGCTGGTCCCCATACAAGCCGACGCAATTTTATAGCACCAGGTGATACCTGTGCAAACTCAGATCGACGCTGAAGCAACGCCGCTACCAGAGTGCTCCCGATTGCCCGTCACGGAAGCGGTCGGCGGCGTACCGAGATGGCTAATCGATACGCCCTGCCTTGCCACAGCAGGTTGTCGCGATCGCCATCGATAGCCACCATGACACTCATTACGAACCCCCATGGAATCTGGACGATGGCTGCCTCGGAACCGCTCAAGACCTCGACACGACCCGATGCTTCCCTGCCCCACCCCAGCACGGTGCAGTACGCCGAGCTTCCGCAGTTCCCGAAGGGATCACCACTGCCCTTTCGCCGCACGATCCGCCGGCGCGAACTGCATCAGATTGTGCCCCTGGCGGAGACCACCATCTACGAAATGGAGCAACGCGGCGAATTTCCCCGGCGCTTCAGGCTGACACCGCGCTGTGTGGTCTGGGATCTGGAAGAAGTCGAAGCCTGGGTCGAAGCTAGGAAACAGGCCTCACGTCCTCTCAAGGCCGACGTGCATGCTGGCCCGGACGTCAGACAGCGCCGATACCGGCCCGTGTGATGAGTGGTCCCGCCCAGACCGTGCACACGTGCAAAAAAGCGCGTTGCCCGCGCAAATTCGATTACGGGCGCAAAAAACGATTATGGAAGCACACATCTGCGCAAAGCCGATTACGGTTTATCAAAACAGCGAGAGGATCACTCAGAGTGACCTTTCTGCGTGAAAACCAAACCGCTGTGGTTGCTGACGATGCGCCCCTACCCTTTTCCCGTGTCCTGATCAGCCAGCCAGCGGGCCGAGAGCGCCGCTCATCCAACCAAAGCTTCCAGCTCCTTGGACGTCGAATGCGGCAGCCGGTGGCCCTTCTTTGCCAGCGAATAGCTACCCTTGGCCTGCAACCAGGTCAGAACATCCGCCAGATGCCAGATCGACGCACTGCCCAAGACCCGCCGCAAGGCGCGAGCGTTGTTGCCACCGACTTCGACGCGCCAGCCCTGCCCTTCGGAGTGACTGAGAGCTTCCTCGACCTCTTTCTTCGGATAAAAGGGACGGGCCGTCTGTGATCTCCAGTATGGGGATGAGCGGCAAGGTTGTCACATGACAACCTTGCCGCTCTATCAGTACAGCGCGCTCAGCGCCGGCACCACCACGTTCCTCGGCACCAGCTTCGGCACGTAGGTCTGCCCGCCGCCCCAGGCTTCAACCAGGTTGGCCCACTCTTGCAGCATGTGGCGCCGCTGCTCGGCATACTCGGCCTTGTTGTAGACCGAGCGCGAAGAACGCCCGTCCTCGTGCGCCAAGCACTTCTCGATCCAGTCGCGGTTGAAGCCGATTTCGTTCAGCAGCGTCGAGCCGGTGCGGCGCAGGTCATGGACGGTGAACGGTTGCAGCGGCTGCCCTTTGGTTTTCGCGGCCTGTACTACGAGCTGCGTGACCCGATTCAAGGTCGCATTGGACATGCACCGCTCGGCATCGTAACGAGACGGAAAGACGAACCTTGAACCCGCCGCGCAAGCGTGCAATGTGACGAAGATGTCGAGCGCCTGGCTCGACAGGTAGACCACGTGCGGATTGCGCCCCTTCATCCGCTGCTTCGGAATCGTCCAAGTCCCGCGCTCGAAGTTGACCTCATCCCAGGTGGCCTGGATCAGTTCGCTCTTTCGCACCAGCGTCAGCAGAATCAGGCGCAAGGCGAGCCTGATGGTCGGATAGGTCGCCACCGATTCCAGGTGCTGAATCACCAGCCGGATTTCCAGCGGCGACAAGGCTCGATCCTTGGGCACGAAGGTGGCGATCGAGGAGGCTCTCACGCTCTCCGCAGGGTTCTCCACCTTCTCGCCGTGGGCGATGGCGTAGACATAGACCTGCTTCACGATGTCGCGAATCTGGACGGCCGTGGCCGGCGCCCCACGCTCCTTGACCTTGTTGCACAAGGCCCGAAGGTCTTCGGCCTGGATCTCGGTCAGCAGGCGATTGCGGAAGACCGGCAGGATGTCCCGGTCGATGATGTGCTTACGCATGGCGCGGGTGCTGTCGGCCAACCTTGCATTGGCCAGCCATGCTTCCATTGCCGCGCCAAAAGTCTTGATGGCGACCACCCGCCGCTTTTCGCGTTGCTTTTCAAGCGCGGGGGATATGCCTGCCTGAACGGATTTGCGCGCCTCCAGAAGCAGTTCGCGCGCCATCGCCAGCGAGATACCGCCAGGGCCATAGCGTCCCAAGGTCAGCGTCTCACGACGGCCGTGGAGCCGGTAGTCGTAGCGGAAGGTGACGGTACCGCTGGGCGATACCGTCACGTACATCCCGTCTCGGTCAGAAGCCTTATAAATCTTGGACTTAGGCTTCAGATTTCGCAGTGCAGCGTCGGTCAGCATCGAGGTTTTCCTCCGGTTTTTCGACGGCTT from the Luteimonas fraxinea genome contains:
- a CDS encoding ATP-dependent nuclease — translated: MHLHSYRLRNFRRLKDAHIELADDISIFVGSNNSGKTSATQAIHAFVTGGRDRFSLYDFSSSCWKTFDEAVNINLADPIPEGFSLPSIDLDLWFEVAAPDLYLVIPLLPSTAWEGTKVGIRVSLTARSAINLIQNYQEAKAKGTGQAAELPPESQYIPWPRSMTDYLQRELKSEYELRYFILDRTQFDESFREIGDYVPDELGGEPGGGTILKSLIHIDNLGAQRHLSDPNPEAGGRSEDLSKRLSRFYKRNLNQRQDDHTALRALFESEQALNVHLDGVFKPTLDRLAKLGYPGINNPRLKIMSALDPAHVMSQDARVHYQIGDGEDTATLPDSYNGLGFKNLIYMVVEILDAQARWATMDNRPPLHLIFVEEPEAHLHAQLQQVFIRNVLELLNIEGDDGSIFGSQMVVTTHSPHILYERGFKPIRYFRRKKVGKEQLTEVLNLSAFYQAQPDDRDFLERYLKLTHCDLFFSDAAILVEGNVERLLLPVMIRKVARTLRSACLCILEVGGAFGHRFQSLIEFLGLTTLIITDIDSVALVAPAVGEDVDDEEVEEFEVPADAEEDVAVQAQDNGQDPVGEPIVPAPKKKYGKACLPSEPDAATSNQTLIKWLPGKLTIEDLRNASEADRTHVLEDDTKVRVAYQTERAVTWNGATETLRGRTLEEDFGLENPEWSQAAARKPLGLIVKGGAAGPAALAKGLHEKVSRKSFDKTKFALAVLTEDENAWHVPAYIRDGLVWLKDEVRIELETVLPDAALIAEDVAIGGEHE
- a CDS encoding UvrD-helicase domain-containing protein; protein product: MSSRANKPDTQADIDLRNCLGDVPPRSFIMKAGAGSGKTTSLIKGLSSAIRIHGDKLRKFRQRIACITYTEIAAGEIWRDVGSDPLVHVSTIHSFMWLLAKPFQKDIRVWVSGRIAEKIEALEQKQATYGPRVQQRTKDKDTRDLERLRRQSGRIAAVKGFRYGTGSDYVKGILGHDDILKLVPYLIAERPLFRTLLARQFPFVFVDESQDTTTEVIEALKIVEREPGVTFCLGFFGDPMQRIYATGTGLVEAAPNWADIPKPENFRCSTKVLNLANAIRRDGDDLVQIPGQRLGPEGIVPTPEGSAHLFVLPADDTRDANLVRVREWMAARTGDDHWRAGDDDQERVKLLVIVHQMAAKRLGFGELYTALNSKAPTAFKDGFLDGSAWPLSPCVKFLIPIAIAHTEGRQLEVMRLIREYSPLLEKGDLAGANVAERLKALRELVASIAEGIAGNSNVTIGDLLKQVYAAGLLIFDPRLASYLDPEAVPPAQPAEGVDNDDDQEDDESDKEMASMDAFLACPARQLLAYQTYISERSPFWTQQGIKGTEFDRVLVVLDDAESTHFQFSYEKYLGLKALSDTDRKHIEAGEETTVDRTRRLFYVSCTRALKELAVVLFTADPEQAEAHVRQLDLFEGDSIHTQAVLAPG
- a CDS encoding DEAD/DEAH box helicase, which encodes MPKLTPRGWQVDALASWEQANYRGIVSVVTGGGKTVFALSCVDRIRPVATLIVVPTAALLEQWWEEAASYFDLDLDEINIITGSLRFRLGAINIAVLNTAAKLPERMQEQHKCFLIVDECHKAASEQFRSALQVPTFASLGLSATPERQYDDGLKEVLVPALGEIIYSYDYADALRDGVIVPFELKNIVFELEADRQAEYDKLSKAIARSISQHGTEAEETIALFLKRARVLNLSLNRIRLALKLVAANRGKRILIFHEDIEACDLIHGVLSENGVRSGVYHSKMPLRTKAAMLGRYRRGEIDVLVTCRALDEGFNVPETEVGIIAASTATRRQRIQRLGRVVRPAKGKDGASIYTLVATGPEIQRLKEEEERLEGVATVTWSRA
- a CDS encoding ATP-binding protein, coding for MTQNIDEAELSVGPKAIDAYSRLSYTMWFALAEFVDNSTQSRLNYGTLVDELLKSEGQPLTVSIVHNRQTKEIMIEDNSIGMTKADLIAALKIANPTADSKGRSKYGMGMKTAACWIGAKWSVTTCEWGSGEEWTATVDVDAIANHGAKVPLTMKSVSKDVHYTRITITDLRRVIQKRSEETIKTYLGSMYMFDLRPDDKGQVALKLTYNGEEVAPPQDSDWDTDPSGTVMCRDLPELDIDGKKVKGWIGVLRKGGRKFGGFSLFQNGRQIQGFPNAWKPKAIYGGVDDEGANNLVAQRLTGVLQLDGFVVSHTKDAILFEGDEEDKLEQFLVNETKAYAEYAKSRRGGGRQKWSKEQVREFAKSMQSEFTSNEFKDALNNAALPPPETTAANNQQILKTLTAEEELVTLDILPDLKVVMSLKETSEWEPHVTFVPGADPSTLHVIINGLHPYYQTLEAKDSMHECVQQYIFDAVAEFKTSKLLSRVNPDSVRRLKNDLLRARATQLDNADAEVRAQAEADLFGNKIDSAPGQS
- a CDS encoding DNA-methyltransferase; this translates as MLHGKSDEILGDGSLARFEGKVNLIFTSPPFPLNRKKRYGNETGESYIRWLCTFGPLFKKMLTPDGSIVIEMGNSWEPGSPVMSTLALRALLEFQSKNDLHLCQEFIWQNPAKLPSPAQWVNVERIRVKDSFTKLWWLSPNEKPKASNQRVLQEYSKSMKDLLKKGSYNAGKRPSEHDIGETSFLKNNGGAIPSNVLTYANTLASDAYQTYCRENQFQLHPARMPSDLAKFFIKFLTEPGDIVLDPFGGSNTTGCAAEDLERFWISIEASEEYIKGSRGRFGDGITLDSFSVS
- a CDS encoding helix-turn-helix domain-containing protein, which codes for MDQVTLREFDQLSVPPVSPLQPDEIKRIREDSHVSQAVFARLLNTSVSTVQKWEIGQKRPAGTALKLLHLVQKRGVEIIAA
- a CDS encoding helix-turn-helix transcriptional regulator, whose product is MAASEPLKTSTRPDASLPHPSTVQYAELPQFPKGSPLPFRRTIRRRELHQIVPLAETTIYEMEQRGEFPRRFRLTPRCVVWDLEEVEAWVEARKQASRPLKADVHAGPDVRQRRYRPV